A segment of the Bdellovibrio bacteriovorus genome:
ATAGCTCAGATGTTCGATCACCGATACATCAATGTGATTTTCTAATCTCCATGGAGCGCACAATGAGCGGTGACAATTCTTTCTTTGAAGAACTACAAATGGATTTCCTGAACGAATCCGCATTTATGCTGGAGCAGTACGAGGAATACATGATGAGGCTGGAAAACAGCGAAGATCCAGCGAAAGATCTGACAGATATATTCCGGGTGGCCCATTCCGTAAAAGGTGGTGCTGCTGCCGTCGGTCTGGCAGACTTGTGCAAATTTGCCCACGTGATGGAAGACCTTTTGGATCTTTTGCGTTCGCGCCCTGAGCTGGTGAACTCAACTGTGATCTCTTTGTTGTTGCAGTCCGGAGACGAACTGAAGAACCGCGTTGCGGCTCTTCAGCAGCAGCAGGGTGGTCCTTGGGATCCTTCTGCATTGACGGCGGAATTGATCGCCATCACCGAGCAGCTTTCTGGAAAAGCTTCCAAGCATGCACATGCTCCCGCTCCTTCAGTGGATGAGCCCAAAGTGGAAGCTCCCGATGATTTCTTTGCTCAGACGCCTGCGGCTGAAGCGGCTACACCAGAAGATGATCTGATCAATCATGATCTTTTAGCAGAACTTCTGGCACAGATGTCCCCTGAAGATCAGGCTGAATTCCATGCCAAAGAAGCGGCTGAAGCCGCTCTGAAAACGGCTATTGCCGAAGCGGCCCCTGTGGCGGCGGCAGAGCCTGCGAAGCCGGCTCCGGTTCTGAAAGTGGTGGAAACACCGGTTGAAGCTCCGGCACCAGCTGCAAAAGCAGTTCCGGCTGCGGCAGCCAAACCAGCAGCGGCGGCAGCCGCATCTGGAAGTGGTGGTGGTAATAACAAGAATGCCAAAAATGCGACCAGCGCCATCAAAGTTGACACCGGTCGTGTGGATTCGGTTCTGGATGCCGTGGGTGAGCTGGTTGTATTGAAAAATCAGCTCGTGCATGACGAAACAGTTCGCAGCGGTGTGAACCTGCGTCTGGAGGCCATTGTTGATCAGCTCGACAAGGCCGTTCGTGAATTGTATGAAAAAACTTTGAGCATCCGTATGACTCCGCTGAAATCCATGTTCATCAAGATTCAGCGTATCGTGCGTGACGTGTCTTTGACTTTGGATAAGCCAGTGGATCTGCAACTGATCGGTGAGGAAACCGAGGTTGAAAGAACCGTGTTCGAGCTTCTGGGGGATCCTTTGGTTCACCTGGTTCGTAACTCGATGGACCACGGGGTGGAAAAGAAAGAACTTCGCCAAGAGCGCGGCAAGCCGGCGACGGCAAAAGTCACCGTATCTGCAAAACAATCCGGCGGTAACGTTATCATCGACATCTCTGATGACGGTGGTGGTATCAACCGTGACAAGGTTCTGAGCAAGGCCATTGAAAAGGGCTTTGTGCCCGCGGGTGTGGATCCGGCGTCCATCCCTGATGAGCAGGTTTTCCAGTACATCTTCTATCCGGGTTTCTCTACCGCTGACAAGATTTCGGATCTGTCCGGTCGTGGTGTGGGTCTGGATGTGGTGAAATCCAATCTGGATAAAATCAACGGTAAGATCAATATTTACTCCAAGGCAGGCCAAGGGACCACGTTCCGTCTGACGATTCCTTTAAGCACGGCGATCACCGACGGTATCATCGTGGCTTTGGATGGCGCTCGTTATATTCTGCCGATCCATTCCATCCGCGAGATCGTGCGTGTCCTTCCAAAGGACTACACGAACATCTCTGGTGCCGGAAAAGTGGCCAGCATCCGTGGCCTTCTGTTGCCGGTGATAGACGTTTCCAAAACCCTGGGGTCTATCAATTGGACTTTGAACAAAAAAGACCAGCAACTGGCTCAGCGCCGCGAAAATTCTTTAAGTGCACGTCGCGAAGAAACCATGCTGGTGATCATTGAATCCATGACAGGTCAGATGGCCTTCCCGGTGGACGATGTCCTGGGGCAGGCGCAGGTGGTTGTAAAACCAATCACCACCGGTCAGGACATTCCGGAAGTGGCCGGTGCCGCGATCCTGGGTGATGGCCGTACAGTTTTGATTTTGGAGCCGGGTGCTTTGGTAAATAACGTTGCTAATGGAAGAGGAATGGCCGCATGACCGCTGTAAAAAAGACTGAGGCCACAGGCGCTCTGTACGATTTTGAAGACATCAAACTTACGGACAAAATGTTCATGAAGTTTGCTGAGCGCATGTATGATCTGGCCGGGGTGGATCTGCCACTGACGCCAAAGAATCATGCTTTGATTCGCAATAGAATTGTAAAACTGTTGCGTCGCCATTCCCTGAAGACCTATGAAGAATACTGGTCCAAGCTTGAAGCTGGTGGCAATGAAATGGTGTCTGAATTTATTTCGGCCCTGACCACGAACATGACGTCTTTTTATCGCGAGTCGAATCACTTCGACTTTCTGAAGTCCGTTTTGCCGGAACTGCACCGCAAGTTTGGCGCGGATCTGCGCATGTGGTGTGCGGCAGCAAGCACGGGCCAGGAGCCTTACACGATCGCGATGACAGCGTGTGAAGCTCAACCTGAAATGCCTTCCGCGAAGCCGCGTTTGCTTGCGACCGATATTGACCTGCAGGTTTTGAAAAAAGCCTCTACGGGCACATATGAAGAGCGCGAGATGCAGGGACTGCCACCAGTGCAGCGTTCGAAGTACTTTGAGAAAATCAAAGCTGACGGCGATGAATACTGGAGAGCCAAGGATCAGATTCATAACATGATCCGCTTCGCGCCGTTTAATTTGATGAATCCCAAGTACGAGTTCCAGCACAAGTTCCATGTGATCTTCTGCCGTAACGTACTGATTTATTTTGATGAGCCGACAACAAAACGTGTGATCGACAATCTGGTGTCCTGTTTGGCGTCGGGTGGCTATCTGGTTCTGGGGCACTCCGAATCAGGCAACGTGAAACATCCGGGTTTGAAGCCGATGTCTCGCGCAGTATATCAAAAACTTTAATTAAAGAAGGCCCCAATGGCACAAAAGATTCGTGTCCTGATTGTTGATGACTCTGCGGTGATTCGTAAGCTGCTGGAAAAGATCTTTTCCTCCTGCGCGGATATCGAGGTGGTGGGAACGGCATCGGACCCTTACATCGCCCGCGACAAGCTGGTGGCGCTAAAACCCGACGTGATGACTCTGGATGTGGAGATGCCTCGTATGGACGGCATCAGCTTCCTGGAAAAAGTCATGCAGCATTTCCCGACCCGCACGATCATTTTCTCAAGCTTGGCGAAAACCGGCTCTGAAACGTATCTGCGTGCTCTGGAAGCTGGCGCGATTGAAATCATGGAAAAGCCGTCCATCGACGTGTCCCAGTCTTTGGAGACATTGTCGGCGGCCATCATTGAAAAAGTAAAAGCGGTGGCGAAAGCCCGCATCAATCCGATCAAAGCGGTGATTCCGAATCCGGGGGCGCCAGTGCAGAAGGTGGCCAGCACCTCTTTGGCAAGAACCACGCACCAGTTGCTGGCGGTGGCTTCTTCCACGGGTGGTACCGAGGCTTTGAAGGTCTTCCTGAGCGGCATGCCGGCGGATATTCCGGGAACTTTGGTTGTGCAGCACATGCCACCGGGCTTCACGAAGTCGTTTGCTGAAAATTTGGATAAGATGTTCCCGTTTGAGGTGAAAGAAGCGCAGGAAGGTGACCAGGTGGTGCCAGGGCGCGTTCTGATTGCTCCGGGCAACTATCATATGGAAATCACGCGCAGTGGTGCCTTCTATTACGTGAAGCTGCATCAGGGCCCGGCCCTGCACAGTGTTCGCCCTGCGGCGGATTATCTGATGAAGTCGGTGGCTAAATACGTGGGTAAGAATGCCATGGGTGTTGTTCTGACCGGTATGGGTAAGGACGGCGCTGAAGGTCTTTTGGAAATGAAAAATGCCGGAGCTTACACTGTGGCTCAGAATGAAGAAACCTGTGTGGTTTACGGTATGCCAGCCGCGGCGGTGGCGCTGGGGGCCGCAGACAAAGTTTTGCCGCTGGATCGCATCGCAGGGGATCTGCTGAAACAACTGCAGACTCGTAACGCCGCTTAGTCCAGCAAAGTTTAAAAAATGTTTTACCCAAGCCCGAAGGAAACTTCGGGCTTTTTTATTGTCTTTCTTGCTTCATTCCGCCGTCCGGTTAGAATAAGTTCCTGAAATCCGTCAGGAGACATCAATGAATTTCCGCAAAAGTTTGATCCTGGGTCCTCTGTTGCTGGTGGCCTGTACGACGACGAATCAATTCAAGAAGGAGTCTCTCATGCACGATCCCTATTTGTGGCTGGAAGAAGTGGAAGGCGAAAAGGCCCTGGAATTTGCCAAGGCCGAAAACAAACGCACGCTGGGGCACTTTCAACAGAATCCACGCTTTAAAACCATCGAGCATGACTTAAGAAAGATCATGCTGGCGGAAGACCGCGTGCCTGCTGTGCACCTGAAGAACGGGGAGCTTTATAATTTCTGGCAGGACGGAAAACACGTGCGCGGCTTGTGGAGAAAAACCACCCTGCAAAACTATAGGACCTCACACCCGCACTGGGACGTGATCCTGGATATTGATGCTTTGGCCAAAAAAGAAAATGAAAACTGGGTGTGGAAGGGGGCGATGACCTTGCCACCGGCTCACGAAAAAGCTTTGGTCTATTTGTCCCGTGGGGGAAAGGACGCCACGGTGGTGCGTGAATTCAATATGAAGACCCGCCAGTTTGTGACGGACGGCTTTGTATTGCCTGAGGCAAAAAGCAATGTTCAATGGAAGGACGACAACACCGTTTATGTGGGAACGGATTTCGGGCCGGGCAGTATGACGGACTCAGGTTACCCGCGTATCACCAAAATCTGGAAGCGGGGCACGCCGGTCAGCGAGGCCAAGCTGGTGATGGAAGGCAAACCTACTGACATGTCTGTGTACAGCTATGTGCAGTTGGACGGCGACAACAAACATGTCTTCCATTCTATCCGTACGGGCTTTTATTCCAGCGAAAACTGGTACGAAGACGACAAGGGCGTTAAAACCCGTCTGCCGATGCCGACGGATTCCGAGTTCTGGGGTGTTTTCAAAAACAAACTGTTCTTTGAGCTGAAGTCTGATCTGGGAAATCTTAAAACGGGCAGCATCGTGTTCATGCCATTCGATAAAATCTTCGAAGGCGAAAAAGCTCAAGCGTCCCTGAAGGCGATCTTTGTCCCGACCGACAAAAGATTCATTCAAGGCCTGCATCCAACCAAAAATCATATCATGCTGCATGTGACAGACAATGTGCTTTCCAAAATCGAGAAAGTGACCTTCACCAATCAGGACACCTTCAAGACCGAGTCCGTGCCACTGGGTGAGAACGGCATGGCCTATGTCACTTCCACCGAGGAAGAAAGTGATCTGTATCTGGCTCAGTACATGGATTTCTTCACTCCGGTATCGACATATCTGGGGGATGCAAGTGACGGCAAAAACATGCTGGAGCTTTTGAAGAAATCTCCGGATCGTTTCAACAACAAGGGCATGAAGACCCAGCGTTTTGAAGCGACCAGCAAAGACGGCACGAAGATTCCTTACTTTGTGACTTCCAAGGCAGACATCAAGATGGATGGAAAAAATCCGACGCTGCTTTACGGTTATGGCGGATTCCAGTCGCCGATGCAGCCAAGTTATCTGGGCACGGTCGGCAAAGTGTGGCTGGAACAGGGTGGGGTCTATGTGATTTCCAACCTGCGCGGCGGGGGCGAGTTCGGTCCGGCATGGCATCAGTCCGTGCTGAAAGAAAATCGCTATAAGGTTTACGAAGACAACATCGCGATTTCAGAAGACCTGATCAAGCGCGGTTTCACCTCGCCACAGCACTTGGGTATTTCCGGTCGATCCAATGGCGGTCTGTTGACGGGGGCGACCTTCACGCAGCGTCCGGATCTGTATAATGCGGTGATTGTGGGTGTGCCTTTGCTGGACATGCTTCGCTATCACAAGCTGCTGGCGGGCGCCAGTTGGATGGCCGAATACGGTGATCCGGACGATCCAAAAATGCGTGAGGCGATTCTGAAGTATTCTCCGTATCAGCGTCTGAGCAAAGACGCGAAGTATCCTGAGGTGTTTATCATGACCAGCACCAAGGACGACCGCGTTCACCCGGGCCATGCGCGCAAGATGGTGGCCAGAATGAAAGAACAGGGTCATCCGGTTTACTATTATGAAAACATGGAGGGCGGCCACGCAGGCAGCGCGAACATCGAACAGGCCATCTTGTGGAATGCTCTTGAGTACACCTATCTTTGGGAAAAGCTGAAGTAGGTTCTAGCCGGTCAGGGCCTTGTTGGCTTTCTTCAGCCGCTGTGACAGGGTCTTGACCAAAGCCTTCGCCCACGAGGGGCGCGCAAAGATAACATTGTCCAAAGAGCCATTCGGGATCGCGATCAATTCGACTTCCGTGATGGCCTCCACGGTGGCCGAACGGGGTTCGTGATTGAAGTGCCCCATTTCGCCAACGAATTCACCGGGCAGAATTTCTCCGAACATGATTTTGTCACCGTCCGGGCCCTCCGAGTACGCACGCAGGCTGCCTTTTTTCACGATATAAGCCACTTCGGTCATATCGCCTTCTTTGAACAGCACATCACCCGGCTGCAATTGTTTTAGCTCGTACTGGGCCTGGTTGTTATCAACCTTCGGGGAAATGATTTTGGAAACGCAGTCCACCAGAGCTTTTTCGCGGTCCGGTTCGGTCAGAAACTGAATACGGCCCGAGGCGACTTCGTGTTTGAAGATATCGTGGTCGGCGACATAGGACATGATGATGATCGCGATGTCGTCGTTGTTTTTTTCTTTGAGAATCTTCGCGACGATGTCAAAGCCGGAACCCTTGGGTAAATATTCATCCACCAAAACGGCTTTGGGGTGAACGTTGTCCAGTTTGTACTTGGCTTCAAACCACTCCGAGCCGTGAAAGACCGAGCAGTTTTCAAAATTTCGATTAAGGGCTTCAGTGCACTTATGGATGCGGGTTTTGTCGCCGCTGATAATCAGGAAAGTGTTCTTCTTTTGGTCGTTCCGTCCCATATCTAAAACCTTCCATCGTTTTACGTGGGTGTTTAAGACAACCCACGCTGGGTGACATTGTCTTATTATCAGTCTTTTAGGGGACGGCTTCAATAGACCGGTCTCAATTCAATTGTGGATGTCTTGAACTGAGACCCTTAGCGGACTTAGTGGTGGGTTTCCTCGGGTTTCGGACGCGGAGCCGGTCCACGCGAGAACTTTTCATACTGCTGTTCCCAGTAGTGCATCTGGGACGGGGACAGGGAATAATCCATCTTCGCCAGCTTCATCGCCAGCAGGAAAGATTCATTCATCACAAAAGCCGCCTGACGGCGTTCGCCCTTGCGGCTGTAGTTTTCAATCTTGTGCAGACCCTGCATCAGATACAAAGCTTTGAAGAAGATCGCGATCTCCTGTTTGAAGATGCCCATTTCTTCACGCATGAAGTAGGCAAGCTTCGGATCATTGGAAAGCTCGTCATGATTCCAAGGCTCTTCGCCGTACTGGGCTTTCATGAAGGCCATCATAAATCCGGCAAACAATTCAATCGGATCATTCTTGTCGATGCCTGAAAGATTGATGCGCGCCAGATGAATTTCAAAGATTTCCATCTTGTGGGCGTCAACAAACACAGAATGCAGGCCCGGCAGGATTTGTTCCAGAATGTGCAGGTCAAACAGTTCCATGAAAGCCAGGTGGGGTTCTTTCAGGCGCAGGAATTTCAGCCATTCTTCACGACGGCGCGGAAGGACGGATTTTTTCAGCTCACCACTGCATTCGGCGATCGCCGCACGCATCGTGGCTTCAATCGAGAAATGCAATTTGTGGGAAAGACGGATCGCACGCAGGATCCGAATCGGATCCTCGATGAAACGGGCTTTCGGATCACCAATCATGCGAAGCACGCGGTTTTCGATGTCCTGGATGCCACCGCAATAGTCGATCAGTTTGTGCTGACCCGGATCGTAGAAGACGGCATTGCAGGTGAAGTCGCGGCGAACGGCGTCTTCTTCAACAGTGCCGAAGTAGTTGTCACCTTCCACAGAGTCATCGCCCTGATCGGCCAGTTCTTCCTGAGTCACGTTACGACGGAAGGTGGCCACCTCAAACTGCTGATCACCACGTTTAACAAGCACCAGCTTGAAACGACGGCCGATCACGTAAGCGTTGGGAACTTTTTTGCGCACCTGATTGGGGTGAGCGCTGGTGGCGATATCAAAATCTTTCGGATGAATCCCAACAAGCAAATCACGAACGCAACCACCAACAAGATAGGTTTCAAAACCGGCGTCTTGAAGGTTACGGACAATTCTTAATGCGTAGGAGTCGATCCAGTCCTCGTGGAGCTGGGGTTTTTGCTGGGCAGTCATTGAGGCTGAATCTACATCCCTTCGCATCAAAATTCAAACCTGAATAACAAAAGACCGGAAGGACAAGTCTTTGATCTTAAGTCCTTGAAATAATTGAGGGTCTTTTGAATAAATCAACATGACGTCACCCTCGCCCGGGGGTATAAAAGGGTATGTCTTACCTCAATAATTTCTATCATCTCTTTTATGGTCCTGAAGACGGGCGCAAATGGGTCTTTGTTCATGGTCTGATGGGCTATGGACAGAACTGGCGCCGGATCATTCAGGGGATTGAGGCGACCGAACGGTGTTTGGCCTTTGACCAGCGCGGGCACGGAAGATCCTTCCAGCCGCCCGAGGGTTACAGTCCCGAAGACTATGCGGACGACCTCAAAAAGATTGTGGATGAGTTGGGGTGGGGGAAGTTTGTTCTGGTCGGGCACTCGATGGGTGGCCGTAACGTCCTGAACTTTGCTTCCAGATTCCCCGAGTATGTGTCCCACCTGGTGATCGAAGACATTGGGCCCGAGGCCAATCCCACGGCTCATGAGTATTACGAGTATTTGTTGAATCTGGTTCCCAGCCCTTTTGCCTCCCGAGACGAGGCCAAGCGCTATTTCTTTGAGGACTTTGTCAAAACAGCGAAGACCCGGGAAAACATCCAAGTGATGGCGAACTATTTCTATTCGAATATGGTGGAACAAGCCAACGGAACTGTGGATTGGCGGTTTTCGAAACAAGGCATTCTGGACTCTGTCCGCCTGGGGCGCACAGATGACCGCTGGGACGAAGTGAAGTCCCTGAAAGTGCCGACCCTGTTGGTTCGCGGAGGAAACTCCAAAGAACTCAGTCAGGAAAACTACGACAAAATGCTGGCTAGCAACCCTATGATTAAGGGCGTCGTAATACCTGGAGCTGGACATTGGGTCCACTCAGATCAACCTCAGGCCTTTACGGAGGCCGTGAAACTGTTTGTGGGCGGCTTTTAAGCGCCTGCTTTGACATTTGGCTCCCTGCTAAGTAGTTTGGGAGCTTCAGACCGGAGTATAGAAACTTGAAATTCTCAGAATTGAATTTAGATTCCCAATTGTTATCTGCAATCCAGAAATTGAACTATGATGATTGCACGCCGATCCAGGAACAGGCCATCCCGCCGGTTCTGGATGGCAAAGATGTTGCCGGCCTTGCTCAGACCGGAACAGGTAAAACCGCCGCTTTCGTAATCCCAGTGATGGAACGTATCCTAAGAGCCCGCCCGGTTCAGGGTGAAGTGACTGAAGAGCAAAAAGCCCTGATCGAAAAAAGAGCCTACAAAGACTGGAAGCCTCAGAACTTCGTATTGATCCTGGTTCCAACGCGTGAGTTGGCCGAGCAGGTTCAGGACAACATCAACAAACTGAGCGTTGATTCCGGCCTTCGTGGTTTTGCGATCTATGGTGGTACTGGTTATGACAAACAAAAAGAGGCGCTGAAAAACGGTGTTGAATTCATCGTGGCGACTCCGGGCCGTTTGATCGACCTGTACAAGGAACATCTGGTGGACCTGAAACAGGTTCGTGCGATCTGCTTCGATGAAGCGGACAGAATGTTTGATATGGGCTTCAAAGACGACATGAAGTTCATCCTTCAGCGCGTTCCTCGTGAACGTCAGTTGCTGGTCTTCAGTGCGACTTTGAACTTCGACGTTCTGAACACGGTTTACCAGTTTGGTTCCGAGCCGGTTGAAATCAACATCAGCCGTGACCAGGCCAAAGCTGAAAACGTGAAAGACCAGATCTTCCACGTGGGCAACGAAGAAAAGCCCCAGCATCTTTTGTCTTTGGTAAAAGTGCACAATCCAAAACAGGCCATCATCTTCACCAACTTCAAAATGAGCGTCGAGCGCATCGCGAAGTTCCTGGTGGAAAACGGTGTCCCTGCCATGGCCATCTCAAGCCTTCTGACCCAGGCTCAGCGCAACCGCGTGATTGAGCAGTTCAAGGCTGAAAACGACATGAACGTTCTTGTGGCAACCGACGTTGCAGCCCGCGGTCTGGACATCAAAGGTGTCGACATGGTTGTGAACTATGAACTGCCAATGGACTCTGAATCCTACGTTCACCGTATCGGTCGTACCGGCCGTGCGGGCACGACGGGGCAGGCGTTTTCTTTGGTGGGCGACAAGGATATCGAGTCTTTGGGTCGTATTGAAGATTATCTGAAACACAAAATCGAAGTCGGCTATCTGGAAAACGACCAGTTGTTGAAAGACTTCAAACCGATGAGCTCCAGCTTCGATGGTCACTATCCAAAATCTTTGGACCGTGCACGTGCACCTCGTGAAGGTGGCCGAGGTGGTGACAGAGGCCCGCGCCGTGAAGGTGATCGTGGTCCACGTCGCGAACGCGGTGATCGCGGACCTCGTCAGGACCGTGGTCCTCGTCCAGAGGGGCAGCAAAAATCCGCACAAGGTGGTGGACAGCAGGCTCAGGGCGGTCAACGTCAGGACAACCGTCCAAGAAGACAAGAGGGTGGTCCAAAACGCCAGCACGAAGGAAAACGTGGCGAACAAAGACCAAGAACCGATCAGCAGGCCCGCAAACCGCACGGTCAACAGCAGCAGCGCCAAGGGGCTTCTGCGAAAAAGCGTGTGCCAGTGGCAGCGCAAAAGTCCATCGGCCAGAAGGTCGCAGGATTCTTCAAACGTCTGTTCTCTTAATCAGGCATTTCAAAACCCTGAAAAACAAAAAGCCTGCTCCGTTAAGGAAGCAGGCTTTTTTTATGCCCCGAGGGATTTTGGGCGTCTTATTTCTTTTTGGAAAGAGCTTTTGCCGTGTCCTGGTTGGAA
Coding sequences within it:
- a CDS encoding prolyl oligopeptidase family serine peptidase, with the translated sequence MNFRKSLILGPLLLVACTTTNQFKKESLMHDPYLWLEEVEGEKALEFAKAENKRTLGHFQQNPRFKTIEHDLRKIMLAEDRVPAVHLKNGELYNFWQDGKHVRGLWRKTTLQNYRTSHPHWDVILDIDALAKKENENWVWKGAMTLPPAHEKALVYLSRGGKDATVVREFNMKTRQFVTDGFVLPEAKSNVQWKDDNTVYVGTDFGPGSMTDSGYPRITKIWKRGTPVSEAKLVMEGKPTDMSVYSYVQLDGDNKHVFHSIRTGFYSSENWYEDDKGVKTRLPMPTDSEFWGVFKNKLFFELKSDLGNLKTGSIVFMPFDKIFEGEKAQASLKAIFVPTDKRFIQGLHPTKNHIMLHVTDNVLSKIEKVTFTNQDTFKTESVPLGENGMAYVTSTEEESDLYLAQYMDFFTPVSTYLGDASDGKNMLELLKKSPDRFNNKGMKTQRFEATSKDGTKIPYFVTSKADIKMDGKNPTLLYGYGGFQSPMQPSYLGTVGKVWLEQGGVYVISNLRGGGEFGPAWHQSVLKENRYKVYEDNIAISEDLIKRGFTSPQHLGISGRSNGGLLTGATFTQRPDLYNAVIVGVPLLDMLRYHKLLAGASWMAEYGDPDDPKMREAILKYSPYQRLSKDAKYPEVFIMTSTKDDRVHPGHARKMVARMKEQGHPVYYYENMEGGHAGSANIEQAILWNALEYTYLWEKLK
- a CDS encoding DEAD/DEAH box helicase yields the protein MLSAIQKLNYDDCTPIQEQAIPPVLDGKDVAGLAQTGTGKTAAFVIPVMERILRARPVQGEVTEEQKALIEKRAYKDWKPQNFVLILVPTRELAEQVQDNINKLSVDSGLRGFAIYGGTGYDKQKEALKNGVEFIVATPGRLIDLYKEHLVDLKQVRAICFDEADRMFDMGFKDDMKFILQRVPRERQLLVFSATLNFDVLNTVYQFGSEPVEINISRDQAKAENVKDQIFHVGNEEKPQHLLSLVKVHNPKQAIIFTNFKMSVERIAKFLVENGVPAMAISSLLTQAQRNRVIEQFKAENDMNVLVATDVAARGLDIKGVDMVVNYELPMDSESYVHRIGRTGRAGTTGQAFSLVGDKDIESLGRIEDYLKHKIEVGYLENDQLLKDFKPMSSSFDGHYPKSLDRARAPREGGRGGDRGPRREGDRGPRRERGDRGPRQDRGPRPEGQQKSAQGGGQQAQGGQRQDNRPRRQEGGPKRQHEGKRGEQRPRTDQQARKPHGQQQQRQGASAKKRVPVAAQKSIGQKVAGFFKRLFS
- a CDS encoding cyclic nucleotide-binding domain-containing protein, producing the protein MGRNDQKKNTFLIISGDKTRIHKCTEALNRNFENCSVFHGSEWFEAKYKLDNVHPKAVLVDEYLPKGSGFDIVAKILKEKNNDDIAIIIMSYVADHDIFKHEVASGRIQFLTEPDREKALVDCVSKIISPKVDNNQAQYELKQLQPGDVLFKEGDMTEVAYIVKKGSLRAYSEGPDGDKIMFGEILPGEFVGEMGHFNHEPRSATVEAITEVELIAIPNGSLDNVIFARPSWAKALVKTLSQRLKKANKALTG
- a CDS encoding CCA tRNA nucleotidyltransferase; the protein is MTAQQKPQLHEDWIDSYALRIVRNLQDAGFETYLVGGCVRDLLVGIHPKDFDIATSAHPNQVRKKVPNAYVIGRRFKLVLVKRGDQQFEVATFRRNVTQEELADQGDDSVEGDNYFGTVEEDAVRRDFTCNAVFYDPGQHKLIDYCGGIQDIENRVLRMIGDPKARFIEDPIRILRAIRLSHKLHFSIEATMRAAIAECSGELKKSVLPRRREEWLKFLRLKEPHLAFMELFDLHILEQILPGLHSVFVDAHKMEIFEIHLARINLSGIDKNDPIELFAGFMMAFMKAQYGEEPWNHDELSNDPKLAYFMREEMGIFKQEIAIFFKALYLMQGLHKIENYSRKGERRQAAFVMNESFLLAMKLAKMDYSLSPSQMHYWEQQYEKFSRGPAPRPKPEETHH
- a CDS encoding chemotaxis protein CheA — encoded protein: MSGDNSFFEELQMDFLNESAFMLEQYEEYMMRLENSEDPAKDLTDIFRVAHSVKGGAAAVGLADLCKFAHVMEDLLDLLRSRPELVNSTVISLLLQSGDELKNRVAALQQQQGGPWDPSALTAELIAITEQLSGKASKHAHAPAPSVDEPKVEAPDDFFAQTPAAEAATPEDDLINHDLLAELLAQMSPEDQAEFHAKEAAEAALKTAIAEAAPVAAAEPAKPAPVLKVVETPVEAPAPAAKAVPAAAAKPAAAAAASGSGGGNNKNAKNATSAIKVDTGRVDSVLDAVGELVVLKNQLVHDETVRSGVNLRLEAIVDQLDKAVRELYEKTLSIRMTPLKSMFIKIQRIVRDVSLTLDKPVDLQLIGEETEVERTVFELLGDPLVHLVRNSMDHGVEKKELRQERGKPATAKVTVSAKQSGGNVIIDISDDGGGINRDKVLSKAIEKGFVPAGVDPASIPDEQVFQYIFYPGFSTADKISDLSGRGVGLDVVKSNLDKINGKINIYSKAGQGTTFRLTIPLSTAITDGIIVALDGARYILPIHSIREIVRVLPKDYTNISGAGKVASIRGLLLPVIDVSKTLGSINWTLNKKDQQLAQRRENSLSARREETMLVIIESMTGQMAFPVDDVLGQAQVVVKPITTGQDIPEVAGAAILGDGRTVLILEPGALVNNVANGRGMAA
- a CDS encoding protein-glutamate methylesterase/protein-glutamine glutaminase encodes the protein MAQKIRVLIVDDSAVIRKLLEKIFSSCADIEVVGTASDPYIARDKLVALKPDVMTLDVEMPRMDGISFLEKVMQHFPTRTIIFSSLAKTGSETYLRALEAGAIEIMEKPSIDVSQSLETLSAAIIEKVKAVAKARINPIKAVIPNPGAPVQKVASTSLARTTHQLLAVASSTGGTEALKVFLSGMPADIPGTLVVQHMPPGFTKSFAENLDKMFPFEVKEAQEGDQVVPGRVLIAPGNYHMEITRSGAFYYVKLHQGPALHSVRPAADYLMKSVAKYVGKNAMGVVLTGMGKDGAEGLLEMKNAGAYTVAQNEETCVVYGMPAAAVALGAADKVLPLDRIAGDLLKQLQTRNAA
- a CDS encoding alpha/beta fold hydrolase, whose amino-acid sequence is MSYLNNFYHLFYGPEDGRKWVFVHGLMGYGQNWRRIIQGIEATERCLAFDQRGHGRSFQPPEGYSPEDYADDLKKIVDELGWGKFVLVGHSMGGRNVLNFASRFPEYVSHLVIEDIGPEANPTAHEYYEYLLNLVPSPFASRDEAKRYFFEDFVKTAKTRENIQVMANYFYSNMVEQANGTVDWRFSKQGILDSVRLGRTDDRWDEVKSLKVPTLLVRGGNSKELSQENYDKMLASNPMIKGVVIPGAGHWVHSDQPQAFTEAVKLFVGGF
- a CDS encoding CheR family methyltransferase, giving the protein MTAVKKTEATGALYDFEDIKLTDKMFMKFAERMYDLAGVDLPLTPKNHALIRNRIVKLLRRHSLKTYEEYWSKLEAGGNEMVSEFISALTTNMTSFYRESNHFDFLKSVLPELHRKFGADLRMWCAAASTGQEPYTIAMTACEAQPEMPSAKPRLLATDIDLQVLKKASTGTYEEREMQGLPPVQRSKYFEKIKADGDEYWRAKDQIHNMIRFAPFNLMNPKYEFQHKFHVIFCRNVLIYFDEPTTKRVIDNLVSCLASGGYLVLGHSESGNVKHPGLKPMSRAVYQKL